The following coding sequences lie in one Mus musculus strain C57BL/6J chromosome 11, GRCm38.p6 C57BL/6J genomic window:
- the 2610507B11Rik gene encoding protein KIAA0100 isoform X2 yields the protein MPLFLSALLVLLLVALSALFLGRWLVVRLATRWCQRKLQAELKIGSFRFFWIQNVSLKFQQHQQTVEIDNLWISSKLLSHDLPNYVALCFGEVRIRTDLQKVSSLSAPFSQNTEVEQKELSLSPSLLKIFCQLFSIHVDAINIMVLKVATSESLWHIQISRSRFLLDSDGKSLICKVNLSKINSKVLKSGQLEDTCLVELSLALDLRLQVSVSSWHLTAVTVDVWTLHAELHEGLFHSQLLCHAPGRISKSVSCSDLTENFAEPTLPGLYLLQRLPDQVKVKMENTSVVLSMNSQKRHLTWTLKLLHFLYHRDEDQLPLRSFTANYDMAQMSTELLLEDGLLLSQSRQRIVCLNSLKANVQVTTIDLSASLVLNTCIIHYRHQEFSHWLLMLALETQGASSPDLKQRKKRTFPQILAPIIFSTSVSNVSISIQLGDTPPFALGFNSISLDYQHLRPQSIHQRAVLTVDHLCWRVGSDSHIQRAPHPPNMHVWGEALVLDSFTLQGSYNQPLGLSSTQSNTLFLDCTIRGLQVEISDICAQCLSRVLSLVIPQSERSAVSRKSSLGESVTLLWKVDLKVEDMNLFTLSALVGASELRLDTLTVLGSAETSTVGIQGLVLALVKSVTEKMQPCCKAPDIPTPVLGLSMLSLTYHSSIRSLEVQCGAGLTLLWSPPDHMYLYQHVRATLQCRDLLRATVFPEIIESHSLNTPQSTWEPEDHLPESSLPRRLLTLTLEVSTAKLTAFVAEDKFITLAAESVSLNRHGGSLQAYCPELAAGFDGNSIFNLKEVEVQLLPELEEMILHRNPFPALQTLRNRVWLLSLGSVSVEFPYQYDFSRTLDEAVGVQKWLKGLHRGTHAWASPSPAPLPPDLLLKVQHFSWVFLDDIFEVKLHDNYELMKDESKESAKRLQLLDAKVAALRKQHGELLPARKIEELYASLERKNIEIYIQRSRRLYGNTPMRRALLTWSLAGLELVALADASFHGPEHVIEQVRELDPGSPFPAEGMDLVTQWCRMLKCNVKTFLVRIRDYPRYLFEIRDWRLMGRLAGTEQSGQPCSRRRQILHLGLPWGNVAVERNMPPLKFYHDFHSEIFQYTVVWGPCWDPAWTLIGQCVDLLTKPSADPSPPLPWWDKSRLLFHGDWHMDIEQANLHQLATEDPYNTTENMHWEWSHLSFHWKPGQFVFRGDLDVNVRTASKYDDCCFLHLPDLCMTLDLQWLCHGNPHDHHSVTLRAPEFLPEVPLGQLHDSYRAFRSENLNLSIKMDLTRHSGTISQPRILVYSSTLRWMQNFWATWTSITRPICRGKLFNNLKPSKKKLGQHYKQLSYTALFPQLQVHYWASFAQQRGIQIECSQGHVFTRGTQRLIPQAGTVMRRLISEWSVTQMVSDLSQVTVHLMASPTEENADHCLDPLITKTHLLSLSSLTYQRHSNRTTEEELSARDGDPAFHTHQLYLVDLRISWTTTNRDIAFGLYDGYKKAAVLKRNLSTEALKGLKIDPQMSAKKPKRGIPPSAQVPPHVSTPSFSGRPDKGSSGGAYMLQKLIEETDRFVVFTEEESGMSDQLCGIAACQTDDIYNRNCLIELVNCQMVLRGAETEGCVIVSAAKAQLLQCQHHPAWYGDTLKQKTSWTCLLDGMQYFATTESSPTEQDGRQLWLEGLWILLLSSTTNWKFLPTQLSML from the exons ATGCCTCTATTTCTCTCCGCGCTGTTGGTCTTGCTGCTGGTTGCGCTTAGCGCACTCTTCCTAGGCCG GTGGCTTGTGGTCCGGTTGGCCACCAGGTGGTGTCAGCGCAAGTTGCAGGCAGAGCTAAAGATTGGCTCCTTCCGATTTTTTTGGATCCAGAATGTCAGTCTTAAGTTTCAGCAGCACCAGCAGACGGTG GAAATTGACAACTTGTGGATTTCCAGCAAACTCCTTAGCCATGATCTGCC AAACTATGTGGCATTGTGCTTTGGAGAAGTGCGCATCAGGACAGATCTACAGAAGGTTTCTAGCCTGTCTGCCCCATTCTCTCAGAACACAGAGGTGGAGCAAAAGGAACTGTCCCTCAGCCCATCCTTGTTGAAGATCTTCTGCCAA CTATTCTCCATTCATGTAGATGCCATAAACATCATGGTTCTTAAGGTGGCTACCTCTGAGTCCTTGTGGCACATCCAGATCAGTAGAAGCAGATTTCTTTTGGACAGTGATGGGAAGAG tctCATCTGTAAAGTGAACCTATCAAAGATCAATAGCAAAGTCCTGAAGAGTGGTCAGCTG GAGGATACATGTCTGGTAGAGCTCTCACTGGCCCTGGACCTGCGCCTACAGGTCAGCGTCAGCAGTTGGCATCTGACggctgtcactgtggatgtgtggACACTCCATGCTGAGCTGCATGAAGGTCTCTTCCATAGTCAGCTACTGTGTCATGCCCCAGGCCGGATTTCCAAATCAGTTTCTTGTTCAG ATTTGACTGAGAACTTTGCTGAACCAACTCTGCCTGGCCTATACCTCCTCCAGCGGCTGCCAGACCAAGTCAAGGTGAAGATGGAGAACACAAGTGTGGTGTTGTCTATGAACAGTCAAAAACG GCACTTGACTTGGACACTGAAGCTGCTGCATTTCCTGTACCACCGTGATGAGGACCAACTGCCGCTTCGAAGCTTCACAGCAAACTATGATATGGCACAGATGAGCACTGAACTCCTATTGGAAG ATGGGTTGTTGCTGTCCCAGAGTCGCCAACGAATTGTCTGCCTCAACTCCCTCAAGGCTAATGTGCAG GTGACCACCATCGACCTCTCAGCTTCTCTAGTTCTGAACACCTGTATCATTCATTACCGACACCAGGAGTTCTCTCACTGGCTCCTTATGCTAGCACTGGAGACCCAAGGAGCCAGTTCACCTGatcttaaacaaagaaagaaaag AACCTTCCCTCAGATCCTGGCTCCCATTATCTTCAGCACCTCAGTCTCCAATGTCAGCATTTCCATTCAGCTTGGAGATACACCACCGTTTGCTTTGGGGTTCAATTCCATCTCCCTGG ACTACCAGCACCTCCGGCCACAAAGTATCCATCAGCGAGCAGTGCTAACTGTAGATCATCTCTGCTGGCGTGTGGGCAGTGACTCCCACATTCAGCGGGCACCACATCCACCTAATATGCATGTTTGGGGCGAAGCACTTGTTCTGGATTCCTTCACACTACAG ggAAGTTATAACCAGCCCCTGGGCTTGTCCAGCACCCAGTCCAATACTCTTTTTCTTGACTGTACTATTCGAGGACTTCAGGTAGAAATATCAGACATCTGTGCCCAGTGTCTGTCTCGAGTCCTCTCCTTGGTGATTCCACAATCTGAAAGGTCAGCTGTCTCTAGGAAGTCGTCACTTGGGGAGTCTGTGACCTTACTGTGGAAGGTCGACTTGAAGGTGGAAGACATGAACCTGTTCACTCTTTCCGCACTGGTTG GTGCTTCAGAGCTACGACTGGACACACTGACTGTCTTGGGTAGTGCTGAGACCTCCACTGTGGGGATTCAAGGACTTGTGCTTGCATTAGTAAAATCAGTCACAGAGAAGATGCAGCCCTGTTGCAAGGCTCCTGACATCCCCACGCCAGTGCTGGGTCTCTCCATGCTCTCCCTCACCTATCACAGCAGCATCCGCTCTCTAGAG GTTCAGTGTGGTGCAGGGCTGACTTTACTCTGGAGCCCCCCAGATCACATGTATCTGTACCAACATGTCAGGGCCACTCTACAGTGCCGAGACCTCTTACGAGCTACTGTGTTTCCTGAGATTATTGAGTCCCATTCACTAAACACTCCACAGTCCACTTGGGAGCCAGAAGACCATCTCCCTGAGTCATCCCTGCCTAGGCGGCTGCTCACCCTGACCCTGGAGGTGAGCACTGCCAAGCTAACAGCTTTCGTGGCTGAGGACAAGTTCATTACCCTGGCTGCAGAGAGTGTGTCGCTGAACCGGCATGGAGGTTCACTGCAGGCTTACTGCCCCGAGTTGGCTGCTGGCTTTGATGGCAATAGCATCTTCAACTTGAAGGAGGTAGAGGTGCAGCTTCTGCCTGAGCTAGAAGAGATGATCCTTCACAGGAACCCCTTCCCTGCGCTGCAGACCCTCCGCAATCGGGTTTGGCTTCTTTCCCTCGGATCAGTCTCAGTGGAGTTTCCTTATCAGTATGACTTCTCTCGAACTCTGGATGAGGCTGTGGGAGTTCAGAAATGGCTAAAGGGGCTGCATCGAGGGACTCATGCTTGGGCTTCTCCAAGCCCTGCCCCTCTTCCACCTGATTTACTCCTAAAGGTTCAGCACTTTTCTTGGGTTTTCCTGGATGACATCTTTGAGGTGAAACTTCATGATAACTACGAACTGATGAAGGATGAAAGTAAGGAGAGTGCCAAAAGGCTGCAGTTGCTAGATGCCAAAGTGGCTGCCCTGCGAAAGCAGCATGGAGAGCTATTGCCAGCTCGGAAAATTGAGGAGCTCTACGCCTCTTTGGAACGCAAAAACATTGAAATCTACATCCAGCGCTCTCGTCGTCTCTATGGCAACACACCCATGCGCCGTGCACTGCTCACTTGGAGCCTGGCAGGGCTAGAGCTGGTGGCTCTAGCAGATGCATCCTTTCATGGGCCCGAGCATGTGATAGAGCAGGTTCGAGAACTTGATCCTGGAAGCCCTTTTCCTGCTGAAGGAATGGATCTTGTCACTCAGTGGTGTCGTATGCTCAAGTGCAATGTCAAAACTTTTCTGG TTCGGATCAGAGACTATCCACGGTACCTGTTTGAGATCCGGGACTGGCGGCTAATGGGTCGACTTGCGGGCACTGAGCAGAGTGGCCAGCCATGCTCCCGTCGACGTCAGATCCTGCACTTGGGGCTTCCCTGGGGTAACGTGGCAGTAGAAAGAAACATGCCCCCACTCAAGTTTTACCATGACTTCCACT CGGAAATCTTCCAGTACACAGTGGTGTGGGGCCCATGTTGGGATCCAGCCTGGACACTGATTGGTCAGTGTGTGGACCTCTTGACTAAGCCTTCAGCTGACCCCAGCCCACCTTTGCCCTGGTGGGATAAGAGCCGTCTTCTGTTCCATGGGGACTGGCATATGGATATTGAACAAGCAAACCTGCATCAGCTGGCCACTGAG GACCCCTATAATACAACTGAGAACATGCACTGGGAGTGGAGCCACCTTTCTTTTCATTGGAAACCTGGTCAGTTTGTGTTCAGAGGGGACCTGGATGTCAACGTAAGAACAGCTTCTAA GTATGACGACTGCTGCTTCCTTCACCTGCCTGACCTCTGCATGACACTGGACCTACAGTGGCTGTGCCACGGGAATCCTCATGATCATCACAGTGTCACTCTGAGGGCCCCAGAGTTCCTGCCTGAGGTACCCTTGGGCCAGCTCCATGACTCCTACCGGGCCTTCCGCTCTGAGAACCTCAATCTCTCCATCAAGATGGATTTGACTCGCCATAGTGGGA CAATATCCCAGCCCCGAATTCTGGTGTATAGTAGTACCCTGCGCTGGATGCAGAATTTCTGGGCAACTTGGACTAGCATCACAAGGCCTATCTGTAGAGGAAAACTGTTTAATAACTTGAAGCCCAGCAAGAAAAAACTTGGCCAGCACTACAAACAGCTTTCCTATACTGCACTGTTTCCCCAGCTACAG GTACATTACTGGGCTTCCTTTGCCCAGCAACGGGGCATCCAGATTGAGTGCAGTCAGGGCCATGTCTTCACTCGGGGAACTCAGCGGCTTATACCTCAAG CTGGCACAGTGATGCGGCGCCTTATTTCTGAGTGGAGTGTAACCCAGATGGTGAGTGACTTAAGTCAGGTGACTGTTCATCTGATGGCTTCACCCACTGAAGAGAACGCTGACCACTGCCTTGATCCCTTGATCACAAAGACCCACCTATTGAGCCTGTCTTCCCTTACTTACCAACGGCACAGCAATCGCACCACTGAAGAG GAGCTTTCTGCTCGAGATGGTGATCCTGCCTTTCATACACACCAGCTGTATTTGGTAGATTTACGGATTTCCTGGACAACCACCAATAGGGACATTGCCTTTGGCTTATATGATGGCTACAAAAAAGCAGCTGTACTCAAACGTAATCTCTCTACTGAGGCCCTGAAAGGTTTGAAGATTGATCCTCAGATGTCAGCCAAAAAGCCAAAGCGGGGTATCCCACCTAGTGCCCAAGTCCCACCTCATGTCAGCACTCCCAGCTTCAGTGGACGGCCTGATAAGGGATCATCAGGAG GTGCTTACATGTTGCAGAAGCTGAttgaagagacagacagatttgtAGTATTCACAGAAGAGGAATCCGGTATGAGTGACCAATTGTGTGGCATTGCTGCCTGCCAGACAGATGACATATACAACCGAAACTGCCTTATTGAGCTGGTTAACTGCCAG ATGGTTCTtcgtggagcagagacagaaggctgTGTCATTGTATCGGCTGCCAAAGCTCAGTTGCTGCAGTGCCAACACCATCCAGCTTGGTATGGTGACACACTGAAACAAAAGACTTCCTGGACTTGCCTGTTAGATGGCATGCAGTATTTTGCCACCACTGAAAGCAGCCCTACTGAACAGGATGGCCGACAGCTCTGGTTAGAG